The following DNA comes from Novipirellula caenicola.
CCAATTTGCTTTTTGATCCCACCAGCGACATTACGTTTTCAGCCAGTTCGCGGATCGTAAACTCGTCGGGATTTCCGATGTTAACCGGTCCAGTGAAATTGTCTTTGTTCATCATTGCGATGATGACATCGACAAGGTCATCGCGGTAACAGAACGATCGTGTCTGGGATCCTTCGCCAAAGATCGTGATGTCTTCGCCACTGAGGGCTTGGCGAATGAAATTGGACACGACGCGTCCGTCATAAGGATGCATCCGAGGACCGTACGTGTTAAAGATACGAACAATTCGTACGTCCACATTATTGCTGCGGTGATAATCCATGAACAACGTTTCCGCTGCACGTTTGCCCTCGTCATAACAAGCGCGGATACCAATCGGATTGACGCTACCACGGTAGCTTTCGGTTTGTGGATGAACTTCCGGATCGCCATAGACTTCACTGGTACTGGCTTGCAAGATCCGTGCGCCGCATCGCTTGGCGACGCCTAACATGTTGATTGCCCCCAACACACTGGTCTTCATCGTCTTGATCGGATTGTATTGGTAGTGCCCCGGTGCTGCGGGACAGGCCATGTTGTAGATCTGATCCACTTCGAGAAAGATCGGCAGCGTGATGTCGTGTCGAATCAGTTCAAAGTTGGGACGGTCCAACAGGTGAGCCACATTGGATTTTTGGCTGGTGAAAAAGTTATCCAAGCAAATGACGTCGTGTCCGTCGTTAACCAATCGTTCGCACAGGTGCGAACCGAGGAAGCCGGCTCCCCCGGTGACAAGAATTCGTTGAATCATGCTAATTACGCTTTGAAAGTGAACGGGTATTCGTTGTCAAAGCCTAACTTATTTGCCGAGCGTTGGGCGAGCCCCAGTCCGAAAAGACACGTTCAGAAAAGACGCGTCTACAGTAGCAAATTGTCAATCAGCCGCGT
Coding sequences within:
- a CDS encoding UDP-glucuronic acid decarboxylase family protein, producing the protein MIQRILVTGGAGFLGSHLCERLVNDGHDVICLDNFFTSQKSNVAHLLDRPNFELIRHDITLPIFLEVDQIYNMACPAAPGHYQYNPIKTMKTSVLGAINMLGVAKRCGARILQASTSEVYGDPEVHPQTESYRGSVNPIGIRACYDEGKRAAETLFMDYHRSNNVDVRIVRIFNTYGPRMHPYDGRVVSNFIRQALSGEDITIFGEGSQTRSFCYRDDLVDVIIAMMNKDNFTGPVNIGNPDEFTIRELAENVMSLVGSKSKLVTRPLPSDDPTRRRPDISLAKEQLGWEPKVPLAEGLKHTIDWFKTIKLSDYRPPTPNFS